From the Sinorhizobium garamanticum genome, one window contains:
- a CDS encoding YdhR family protein: MSAKILQINYKLNGPRAEYEQENLPYAQPIADIPGLRWKVWIINEAQSEAGGVYLFEDDAAVQAFVDGPIIAEMKGDPTLSIKAFDVIAELTTITRGPVK, from the coding sequence ATGTCGGCCAAAATTCTGCAAATCAACTACAAGCTCAACGGGCCGAGGGCCGAGTATGAGCAAGAAAACCTGCCCTATGCTCAACCCATCGCGGACATACCTGGCCTGCGCTGGAAGGTCTGGATTATAAATGAGGCACAAAGCGAAGCCGGCGGGGTCTACCTGTTCGAAGATGACGCCGCAGTGCAAGCCTTCGTGGACGGGCCAATTATTGCGGAGATGAAAGGCGACCCGACGTTGAGCATCAAGGCGTTTGACGTGATCGCGGAACTTACGACCATCACACGTGGCCCGGTAAAGTAG
- a CDS encoding ankyrin repeat domain-containing protein has protein sequence MISQLLSQGVDVNSRDESRETALIEAALSGQARIAAVLIEASADIEARNDRGFTALHAAAYSGSVE, from the coding sequence GTGATCAGCCAGCTCTTGTCTCAAGGCGTCGATGTCAATAGCCGCGACGAGAGTCGCGAGACAGCCCTGATCGAAGCTGCGCTTTCCGGCCAGGCCAGGATCGCCGCCGTGTTGATCGAGGCCAGCGCAGACATCGAAGCCCGCAATGACCGCGGCTTCACCGCGTTGCATGCGGCGGCGTATTCCGGAAGTGTGGAATAG
- a CDS encoding adenylate/guanylate cyclase domain-containing protein — protein MERRLAAVMIADVSGYGLLSQADEEGTRACFQADLHSVFEPRIAAHGGRLIKTMGDGLLVEFHSVVEAVRCAVEVQRAKSESRGVEGHRLEFRIGINLGDVIVEDDDIQGDGVIIAERLQSLAKPGGIVISGTAYDHLGKHLDVGLVFLGEQRLKHIDKPVRTYRLLLDETRTADSKTALGHRTRRWSTLTASAVALGITVGGVSWWRPWEPAVVPAAAHRPDLIPPDKPSIAVLPFANVSDDPRQEYFADGMTDGLVTELAQLSGLFVIARNSTFTYKGKAVAPRQVSEELGVRYVLEGSVQRAGEQLRINAQLIDSLSGGHVWAGKFDGTLADAFALQDEVARGIADALALRLTPDEQMDFGRKETTVPAAFDAFLRGWEHHRRTTPEDFAKAVPYFEQAIALDPEYGRAYAAAAMVYARIYVWRWHYRLGISRFEARTKATQYLRAAQKHKTALAHQVAGLLSEADWQHAQALAELKEAITLEPGDSWSYALMAFVLTSAGRPAEAMPYIRTAIRLDPHYPSFFMHVLGLTEFGLQNFEASAAAAESSTKLNPEDEGAFLLLAAASGHLGLRPEAEAAVARFNALRVGRGGIAATISTCPPLDLARPEDSDRLYQGLRLAGVPETVLDSDFSDRNRLTADEVRLLFFGHRLRGRMLDSGEEHEAIISTEGTGTLSGGWASIGGGRMADVEVRFQGDEVCFLWRKTASLCGMVLRNPGGLSPKGNEFIWVHGDRAFTFSQVQ, from the coding sequence ATGGAGCGCAGGCTTGCCGCCGTCATGATTGCCGACGTCTCCGGCTATGGCCTGCTCAGCCAAGCCGACGAGGAAGGCACTCGCGCGTGCTTCCAGGCCGATCTGCACAGCGTATTCGAACCAAGGATCGCCGCGCACGGTGGGCGCTTGATCAAAACCATGGGCGACGGCCTGCTGGTCGAGTTCCACAGTGTCGTCGAGGCGGTTCGCTGTGCGGTGGAGGTGCAGCGCGCGAAGTCTGAGAGTCGCGGCGTCGAGGGGCACAGGCTGGAATTCCGTATCGGCATCAATCTCGGCGACGTTATCGTCGAGGACGACGACATCCAGGGTGATGGCGTCATCATCGCCGAGCGCCTGCAGAGCCTGGCCAAGCCCGGTGGGATCGTCATCTCGGGCACGGCTTACGATCACCTTGGGAAGCACCTCGACGTCGGTCTTGTCTTTCTCGGCGAACAGCGCCTCAAGCATATCGACAAGCCGGTGCGGACCTACCGCCTCTTGCTGGATGAAACTCGTACGGCCGACAGCAAAACCGCCCTCGGACATCGCACACGGCGCTGGTCAACGCTCACAGCGTCCGCTGTGGCGCTCGGCATCACTGTCGGTGGTGTTTCTTGGTGGCGGCCGTGGGAGCCGGCCGTGGTACCAGCCGCAGCCCATCGCCCGGACCTGATCCCGCCGGACAAGCCGTCGATCGCGGTGCTTCCGTTTGCCAACGTCAGCGACGACCCCAGGCAGGAATATTTCGCCGACGGCATGACCGACGGCCTTGTCACCGAACTGGCCCAGCTATCCGGTTTGTTCGTCATCGCGCGCAACTCGACGTTCACCTACAAGGGCAAGGCGGTTGCGCCCAGGCAGGTCTCCGAGGAGCTCGGTGTCAGATATGTCCTCGAAGGCAGCGTACAACGCGCCGGAGAGCAACTCCGCATCAATGCCCAGCTCATCGACTCGCTCAGCGGAGGACACGTCTGGGCCGGAAAGTTCGACGGCACGCTCGCCGATGCCTTTGCCCTGCAAGACGAAGTGGCGCGCGGTATTGCCGATGCGCTGGCACTTCGGTTGACGCCGGACGAACAGATGGACTTCGGGCGCAAGGAAACGACGGTCCCGGCTGCGTTCGATGCGTTCCTGCGCGGCTGGGAGCATCACCGACGCACGACGCCAGAAGACTTCGCCAAGGCGGTGCCCTATTTCGAGCAGGCGATCGCGCTCGATCCGGAATACGGACGCGCCTATGCCGCGGCAGCCATGGTGTACGCACGCATTTACGTATGGCGTTGGCATTACCGTCTGGGTATCTCTCGGTTCGAAGCCAGAACCAAGGCAACGCAGTATCTCCGGGCCGCGCAGAAGCACAAGACGGCGTTGGCGCATCAGGTCGCCGGACTTCTCTCCGAAGCCGACTGGCAGCACGCCCAAGCACTCGCCGAACTCAAGGAAGCTATTACGCTCGAACCGGGAGACTCCTGGAGCTACGCGCTGATGGCATTCGTCCTCACCTCCGCCGGCCGCCCGGCGGAGGCCATGCCCTATATCCGCACCGCAATCCGGCTCGATCCGCACTATCCCTCGTTCTTCATGCACGTCCTCGGATTGACGGAGTTCGGCCTGCAGAATTTCGAGGCGTCAGCAGCGGCTGCCGAGAGCAGCACCAAGCTCAATCCCGAAGATGAGGGTGCCTTTCTTCTGCTCGCCGCTGCCTCCGGACACCTCGGTCTCCGACCGGAAGCCGAAGCCGCAGTCGCCCGCTTCAACGCGCTGCGGGTCGGGCGTGGTGGAATTGCGGCGACCATCTCAACTTGCCCTCCGCTCGACCTCGCGAGGCCGGAGGACAGCGATCGGCTCTATCAGGGACTCCGCCTGGCCGGAGTGCCCGAGACCGTGCTGGACAGCGACTTCAGCGACAGGAACAGATTGACCGCCGACGAGGTCCGTTTGCTGTTCTTTGGACATCGGCTGCGCGGACGCATGTTGGACTCTGGCGAGGAACACGAGGCGATCATTTCAACTGAGGGCACAGGCACGCTATCGGGAGGCTGGGCCTCCATCGGCGGTGGTCGCATGGCCGACGTGGAGGTCCGATTCCAGGGGGACGAGGTCTGCTTCCTGTGGCGCAAAACCGCGAGCCTATGCGGTATGGTGCTACGAAACCCCGGAGGACTGAGCCCCAAGGGGAACGAGTTCATCTGGGTCCATGGCGACAGGGCCTTCACGTTCTCGCAGGTGCAGTGA
- a CDS encoding GNAT family N-acetyltransferase, translating into MEIRRASDLDQDAIWRIIGPVIRAGETYALDRNLSRDEALAYWLGKDRETFVAEENGAVVGTYYIRANQAGGGSHVCNCGYMTDPAAVGRGVAREMHAHSLNRARERGFRAMQFNFVISTNERAVRLWRSLGFEEVGHLPGAFLHPAKGYVDALVMYRTL; encoded by the coding sequence ATGGAAATCCGTCGAGCGTCCGATCTAGATCAAGATGCCATTTGGCGGATCATTGGCCCCGTCATAAGGGCGGGAGAGACGTACGCACTAGACCGCAATTTGAGTAGGGATGAAGCGCTCGCTTACTGGCTCGGTAAGGATCGCGAGACATTTGTAGCCGAAGAGAATGGAGCGGTCGTTGGTACGTATTATATCAGGGCAAACCAGGCTGGTGGCGGAAGCCATGTTTGCAATTGTGGGTACATGACTGATCCGGCTGCCGTCGGGCGTGGTGTGGCGAGAGAGATGCATGCGCATTCGCTCAACCGCGCAAGAGAACGGGGTTTCCGTGCCATGCAGTTCAATTTTGTGATTAGTACAAATGAACGCGCTGTGCGTTTATGGAGATCGCTCGGATTTGAGGAAGTGGGACACCTTCCTGGTGCATTCCTGCATCCTGCAAAGGGCTATGTCGACGCCTTGGTCATGTACCGAACGCTCTGA
- a CDS encoding LacI family DNA-binding transcriptional regulator, translated as MTTIAKVAKRAGVSLTTVSHVLNHADRVSAEMRRRVEAAIAELGYVPNPQAQSLRTGRTNLVAMLIPDIRNPFYPELVKAAQSDLDATGLDLLIFNTDVPGGHSQEHSRQYLKHIRNRRIDGLIVGDFALHGMHDTLIGIDVPTVFIGDLPNAAVDSVKIDDFGGGHQMGAYLAKKGHKRIAHVTGPSFFAEAMARAAGFEQGLRDHGVEPLAELRREGTYLSPSGQEAVQWLLATHGDRLPSVIFFGNYLMAMGAIAEFHDRGVRIPEDVAIAVFGDQPQLEYVRPRIARVGNAPSLLAHRATAMLLERLSGEYSGPPRSEVIPCILHAFDTA; from the coding sequence ATGACAACGATTGCCAAAGTCGCGAAACGAGCGGGCGTATCTCTGACCACGGTCTCTCATGTGTTGAATCATGCAGACCGCGTTTCAGCGGAAATGCGTCGGAGGGTGGAAGCGGCGATAGCCGAGCTAGGTTACGTACCGAACCCCCAGGCACAGAGCCTGCGCACGGGGCGGACCAACCTGGTGGCAATGCTGATCCCGGACATCCGCAACCCCTTCTATCCGGAACTCGTAAAAGCGGCGCAATCGGATCTCGATGCTACGGGGCTGGATCTTCTGATCTTCAACACCGACGTTCCCGGCGGCCACTCGCAGGAGCACAGCCGCCAATATCTGAAACACATACGCAACCGCCGGATCGACGGGTTGATCGTCGGCGATTTTGCCCTGCATGGCATGCACGACACATTGATCGGCATAGACGTCCCCACCGTCTTCATCGGCGACCTGCCAAATGCAGCCGTCGACAGCGTCAAGATCGACGATTTCGGCGGCGGCCACCAGATGGGCGCTTACCTCGCCAAGAAAGGCCACAAGCGCATCGCCCATGTCACGGGCCCGTCTTTTTTTGCCGAGGCCATGGCAAGAGCGGCGGGTTTCGAGCAGGGACTGCGCGATCACGGCGTGGAACCGCTCGCCGAGCTGCGGCGCGAAGGCACCTATCTTAGTCCGTCAGGCCAGGAAGCCGTCCAATGGCTGCTAGCGACCCATGGCGATCGCCTGCCTTCAGTCATTTTTTTCGGCAATTATCTCATGGCGATGGGAGCGATCGCTGAATTCCATGATCGCGGCGTCCGCATTCCCGAAGACGTGGCGATTGCCGTTTTCGGTGATCAGCCACAGCTCGAATATGTGCGGCCGCGGATAGCGCGTGTCGGCAACGCCCCTTCGCTGCTTGCCCACCGAGCCACCGCCATGCTGCTCGAACGCTTGTCGGGCGAGTACTCAGGGCCGCCTCGCTCAGAGGTGATCCCCTGCATCCTTCACGCCTTCGATACGGCGTAA
- a CDS encoding ABC transporter substrate-binding protein: protein MSDKEKAFPTLTRRGLLKGGAAVAGGIVGLGGFPYINRLAVRAQETPLKFWQFYAPGGPVASQVEWFEKTVADWNDSHPQKIELEFIPNSEYISGPKLATAFASGEGPDIFIISPGDFLRYYNGGVLKDLTPFIDEAAKADFPESVIANRMVDGKIFGIPMEVEPMAMYYSVKAFEEAGLNENDVPKTWEALLEVAKKLTTPERFGVMFETQPGYYQNFTWYPFLWQGGGEFQTPEGKSSFDSPATVQALKFWQDAINSGAAPRQIMGAGGHDTIANLASGYVAMQNVGIWGISQLQSNAKDFQYGVFRLPTPSNGKYVTVGGGWAFVANAKGRNSDAAGEFCAWALASMDQGSVDRVATWCTKGKSDMPPRNSALKAGGGAFSTGMIGKFAEEIHPGTRAEPRVPPEVYKIISDAIQQTQLGGADPQATATSASQQLDAFLSSYQGAPIL from the coding sequence ATGAGTGACAAAGAGAAGGCTTTTCCGACGCTGACCCGCCGCGGCCTGCTAAAGGGCGGTGCGGCGGTAGCTGGAGGCATCGTCGGCCTCGGCGGATTTCCCTACATCAACCGCCTGGCCGTACGGGCACAGGAAACGCCGCTGAAATTCTGGCAGTTCTACGCGCCCGGCGGACCGGTGGCGAGCCAGGTTGAATGGTTCGAAAAGACGGTCGCGGATTGGAACGATAGCCATCCGCAGAAGATCGAACTCGAGTTCATTCCGAACTCCGAGTATATCAGCGGTCCGAAACTGGCAACCGCCTTTGCCTCCGGCGAAGGGCCCGACATCTTCATCATTTCGCCGGGCGACTTCCTGCGCTACTACAATGGCGGCGTCCTCAAGGATCTAACCCCCTTCATCGATGAAGCGGCCAAGGCGGACTTTCCCGAAAGCGTCATCGCCAACCGCATGGTGGACGGCAAGATCTTCGGCATCCCGATGGAAGTCGAGCCGATGGCCATGTACTATTCGGTCAAGGCCTTCGAGGAGGCTGGCCTCAACGAGAACGACGTTCCCAAGACATGGGAGGCGTTGCTGGAGGTCGCCAAGAAGCTCACGACTCCCGAGCGCTTTGGGGTGATGTTCGAGACCCAGCCGGGATACTACCAGAACTTCACGTGGTATCCCTTCCTCTGGCAGGGCGGCGGCGAATTCCAGACCCCTGAGGGCAAGAGCAGCTTCGATTCGCCGGCAACGGTGCAAGCGCTCAAATTCTGGCAGGATGCGATCAACAGTGGCGCGGCGCCTCGCCAGATCATGGGTGCGGGCGGACACGATACCATTGCCAACCTCGCATCCGGCTATGTCGCCATGCAAAACGTCGGCATCTGGGGCATTTCACAGCTTCAGAGCAATGCCAAGGATTTCCAGTATGGCGTCTTCCGGTTGCCCACGCCGTCGAACGGCAAATATGTGACCGTGGGTGGCGGATGGGCATTCGTCGCCAATGCCAAGGGCCGCAACTCCGACGCGGCGGGCGAATTCTGCGCCTGGGCCCTCGCCTCCATGGATCAGGGCTCTGTCGACCGGGTCGCCACCTGGTGCACCAAGGGTAAATCCGACATGCCGCCGCGCAACAGCGCGCTGAAGGCTGGCGGCGGGGCGTTCTCGACAGGTATGATCGGCAAATTCGCCGAGGAGATCCATCCGGGAACCCGGGCGGAGCCGCGCGTTCCGCCGGAGGTCTACAAGATCATCTCCGATGCGATCCAGCAGACGCAGTTGGGTGGCGCCGATCCGCAAGCCACCGCGACGTCCGCCTCTCAGCAGCTCGACGCGTTCCTTTCGAGCTATCAAGGCGCGCCGATCCTTTGA
- a CDS encoding carbohydrate ABC transporter permease: MTTIAETAARRRHAGRTRLSAKHREWIAGYLFVLPDALGLLVFLGVPMALSLVLSVFEVNGFGGYSFVGAKNYLRMWNDPLFWKGARVTALYAIMLVPLLYVCGLGLALLVQRTDRFNAVMRSMFFAPHMVSLVVVALVWQFMVVDKIGVISRLTAALDIGGFSFLGDPNFALITIVLVSVWFLMGFYMLIFLGGLQDIPRQYYEAAMIDGAGAIARFWFITLPLLKPTSFFVVMVSMVAAVAGAQAFDIIYVMTKGGPANATSVLIVYIYQQAFGFGAFGYAAAMASILVVALMLVTAVFFALTRGGRFNHEQ; encoded by the coding sequence ATGACAACGATTGCCGAAACGGCCGCGCGGCGCAGGCACGCCGGCCGAACCCGCCTTTCCGCCAAGCATCGCGAGTGGATCGCGGGCTACCTCTTCGTGTTGCCCGATGCACTGGGACTGCTCGTCTTTCTCGGCGTGCCGATGGCACTATCCCTCGTGCTCAGCGTCTTCGAGGTAAACGGGTTCGGCGGTTATTCCTTCGTCGGCGCAAAAAATTACCTCCGCATGTGGAACGACCCGCTGTTCTGGAAGGGAGCGAGGGTCACCGCGCTCTACGCCATCATGCTGGTCCCGCTGCTCTACGTATGCGGACTGGGCCTTGCCCTTCTCGTGCAGCGCACCGACCGCTTCAACGCCGTCATGCGCTCGATGTTCTTTGCACCGCACATGGTCAGCCTCGTCGTCGTCGCGCTCGTCTGGCAATTCATGGTGGTCGACAAGATCGGCGTGATCAGCAGACTGACCGCCGCGCTCGACATCGGCGGCTTCTCTTTCCTCGGCGATCCCAACTTCGCGCTCATCACCATCGTCCTGGTCAGCGTCTGGTTCCTGATGGGGTTCTACATGCTGATCTTCCTGGGCGGTCTGCAGGACATTCCCCGCCAATATTACGAAGCGGCGATGATCGACGGAGCCGGCGCTATCGCCCGCTTCTGGTTCATCACGCTGCCGCTTCTCAAACCGACGAGTTTTTTCGTGGTCATGGTGTCCATGGTTGCGGCCGTCGCGGGCGCACAGGCCTTCGACATCATCTACGTCATGACCAAGGGCGGGCCGGCCAACGCCACGTCGGTGCTGATCGTCTACATCTACCAGCAGGCTTTCGGTTTCGGCGCCTTCGGCTACGCAGCTGCCATGGCCTCCATCCTGGTCGTGGCGCTCATGCTCGTGACGGCAGTTTTCTTTGCGCTGACCCGGGGAGGACGTTTCAATCATGAGCAGTAA
- a CDS encoding carbohydrate ABC transporter permease produces MSSKRPQPYFSRSQVTLVRGLWMVVTAILAVMTLFPLLWMVSIAFKPPAESFSSNLIPQAPTLDNFIHVLTGVPFIRYMVNSFLVSATVTIVALFFHTMAGYALARLRFPGREVLFLSIFSTFLVSLPVIIVPLFVIVKAMGMLNSYVGLIIPAIFNAFGIFLLRQYYLSLPKEIEEAARIDGAGYWRIYWSVILPLSRPIMSALAILFFLANWNSFLWPLTITSDPNLWVVQLGIANFKSQYSASWNYMMAASTIVAIPTLILFVIFQRQIMDSLKTSGLK; encoded by the coding sequence ATGAGCAGTAAGCGCCCCCAGCCCTATTTCTCCAGATCACAGGTCACGCTGGTCCGGGGCCTCTGGATGGTGGTGACGGCCATCCTCGCGGTCATGACGCTCTTTCCGCTCCTCTGGATGGTGTCGATCGCCTTCAAGCCTCCGGCGGAGTCGTTCTCTTCGAACCTCATCCCGCAGGCGCCGACGCTCGACAATTTCATCCATGTTCTGACCGGCGTTCCGTTCATCCGCTACATGGTCAACAGCTTCCTCGTGTCGGCCACAGTGACGATCGTGGCGCTGTTCTTCCACACCATGGCCGGCTACGCGCTGGCGCGACTGAGATTTCCGGGCCGCGAGGTACTGTTTCTGTCGATCTTCTCGACATTTCTCGTCTCGCTGCCGGTGATCATCGTACCGCTCTTCGTCATCGTCAAAGCGATGGGCATGCTCAACTCATACGTGGGACTGATCATTCCGGCGATCTTCAATGCCTTCGGCATCTTCCTTCTCAGGCAGTACTATCTGTCGCTGCCGAAAGAGATCGAGGAGGCGGCGCGCATCGACGGAGCGGGTTACTGGCGCATCTACTGGAGCGTCATCCTCCCGCTCAGCCGCCCGATCATGTCGGCGTTGGCGATCCTGTTCTTCCTGGCCAACTGGAATTCCTTCCTGTGGCCGCTCACCATCACCTCGGACCCCAATCTCTGGGTCGTCCAACTCGGGATTGCGAATTTCAAGAGCCAGTACTCCGCGTCCTGGAACTACATGATGGCCGCTTCCACGATCGTCGCCATCCCGACCCTCATACTCTTCGTGATCTTCCAGAGGCAGATCATGGATTCCCTCAAGACCAGCGGCCTCAAGTAA
- a CDS encoding glycoside hydrolase family 172 protein — MTNAGLSPLRGLAKLRNAKTRRFSSHDRTGGNDDRLHIEPGKTVVIGEHEGAGIITHIWATLACESEDFLRKIVLRAYWDGETEPSIEAPIGDFFGMGHARTANYASLPMQASPEDGKAFNCYFPMPFGSHMKFTVTNEAEHDLLFYYYIDLELHDVLEDDMGRFHAHYRQARPAGMSEVGLTNEQFLFGGENVDGRQNYTILEAEGRGHYVGVLYSVYSRRRSEVWDWYGEGDDMIFIDGEQGLSVPDTVRKPDPRIGPKATLIEPRPESEPGANDAWPPTLHGTGTEDYFNTAWCPTQDYSAPYHGIIAAGGPNWTEPVTLYRWHIEDPAIFHKSIRVTIEHGHANRRADDISSVAFWYQAEPHKPFGKFPDVADRVPAYRRPFHNMEAAMKKAGG; from the coding sequence ATGACCAATGCCGGCCTCTCGCCCCTTCGCGGTCTCGCGAAGCTGCGCAATGCGAAAACGCGCCGCTTCTCCAGCCATGACCGCACCGGCGGCAATGACGACAGGCTGCACATCGAACCCGGCAAGACGGTGGTGATCGGCGAACACGAAGGCGCCGGCATCATCACTCATATCTGGGCGACGCTCGCATGCGAGAGCGAGGATTTCCTGCGCAAGATCGTTCTCAGAGCCTACTGGGACGGGGAGACGGAGCCAAGCATCGAGGCGCCTATCGGCGACTTCTTCGGTATGGGCCATGCCCGCACCGCCAACTATGCCAGCCTGCCGATGCAGGCGAGCCCGGAGGATGGCAAGGCCTTCAACTGCTACTTCCCCATGCCCTTCGGCTCGCACATGAAGTTCACCGTCACCAACGAGGCGGAACACGACCTGCTCTTCTACTACTACATCGATCTCGAGCTTCACGATGTTCTCGAGGATGACATGGGCCGTTTCCACGCCCATTACCGCCAGGCACGGCCGGCGGGCATGAGCGAAGTCGGTCTGACCAACGAACAGTTCCTCTTTGGCGGCGAGAACGTCGACGGTCGGCAGAATTACACGATCCTCGAAGCAGAGGGGCGCGGCCATTACGTCGGCGTACTCTATAGTGTCTATTCGCGGCGTCGTTCCGAAGTCTGGGATTGGTACGGCGAAGGCGACGACATGATCTTCATCGACGGCGAGCAGGGGTTGTCGGTGCCGGATACGGTTCGCAAGCCCGATCCGCGCATCGGTCCGAAAGCGACGTTGATCGAACCGCGGCCGGAGTCCGAACCAGGTGCCAATGATGCCTGGCCGCCGACCCTGCACGGTACGGGCACGGAAGATTATTTCAACACCGCCTGGTGCCCGACGCAGGACTATAGCGCGCCCTACCACGGCATCATCGCGGCCGGCGGCCCCAACTGGACCGAGCCGGTCACGCTCTACCGCTGGCATATCGAGGACCCCGCTATCTTCCACAAGAGCATTCGGGTGACGATCGAACATGGTCACGCCAACCGCCGCGCCGACGATATCTCCTCCGTCGCCTTCTGGTACCAGGCAGAGCCGCATAAGCCCTTCGGCAAGTTCCCCGATGTCGCGGACCGGGTGCCGGCCTATCGCCGCCCGTTCCACAACATGGAAGCGGCAATGAAGAAAGCGGGAGGCTGA
- a CDS encoding ABC transporter ATP-binding protein yields MASVEIRNVVKRYGALEVVHGVSAEIADGEFVALVGPSGCGKSTLLRMIAGLEEISDGAVVIGGDIVNEVAPKDRNISMVFQNYALYPHMTVAQNMAFALRLARLPKDEQKKKVGEAATMLGLEGLLERYPGQLSGGQRQRVAMGRAIVRRPEVFLFDEPLSNLDAKLRVQMRAEIKGLHQRLRTTSIYVTHDQIEAMTMADRIVVMRDGNVEQIGTPLELFDNPRNLFVASFIGSPSMNFIRGDVVDGTFRAPGGFIIPAANLAHRGPAVAGIRPNKLQIGATGPSAKVLIVEPTGDETHLLVELGGAQLAMLLRERISLAPGDQIGLAFASADVHFFDDQSTLRLGRGDATRGTLEA; encoded by the coding sequence ATGGCCAGCGTCGAAATCAGGAATGTGGTCAAGCGTTATGGTGCGCTGGAAGTCGTCCATGGTGTCTCGGCAGAGATCGCCGACGGCGAGTTCGTCGCGTTGGTGGGCCCCTCGGGCTGCGGCAAGTCCACCCTTCTGCGCATGATCGCGGGCCTTGAGGAAATCTCCGACGGAGCGGTCGTGATCGGAGGGGATATCGTCAACGAGGTCGCTCCGAAGGACCGCAACATATCGATGGTCTTCCAGAACTATGCGCTCTACCCGCACATGACCGTTGCGCAGAACATGGCCTTTGCACTTCGCCTCGCCCGGCTCCCGAAGGACGAGCAGAAGAAGAAGGTAGGCGAAGCGGCTACCATGCTTGGCCTGGAGGGTCTGCTCGAGCGTTATCCCGGCCAGCTCTCGGGCGGCCAGCGCCAGCGCGTCGCCATGGGTCGGGCCATCGTCCGCCGCCCGGAAGTTTTCCTGTTCGACGAACCCCTCTCAAATCTCGACGCAAAGCTCCGAGTGCAGATGCGTGCCGAGATCAAAGGTCTGCACCAGCGCCTGCGCACCACCAGCATCTATGTGACGCATGACCAGATCGAAGCCATGACGATGGCCGACCGCATCGTCGTGATGCGCGATGGCAATGTCGAGCAGATCGGGACGCCGCTGGAGCTTTTCGATAATCCTCGCAATCTCTTTGTCGCGAGCTTCATCGGCAGTCCTTCGATGAACTTCATCCGGGGCGACGTCGTCGACGGTACGTTCCGAGCGCCCGGCGGCTTCATTATTCCTGCCGCCAATCTGGCTCATAGAGGACCGGCCGTCGCGGGAATAAGGCCAAACAAGTTGCAAATCGGCGCCACTGGCCCCTCCGCCAAGGTGCTGATCGTGGAACCGACGGGCGACGAAACACACCTTCTGGTGGAGCTTGGCGGAGCGCAACTGGCGATGTTGCTTCGCGAGCGCATCAGCCTTGCACCCGGTGACCAGATCGGCCTCGCCTTCGCTTCCGCTGATGTCCACTTCTTCGATGATCAGAGCACCCTACGGCTTGGCAGGGGCGACGCAACAAGGGGCACCCTGGAGGCTTGA
- a CDS encoding helix-turn-helix domain-containing protein — protein sequence MSFRPLLGDGRIRARQDETVPLQTASWMGSSVVFDSRRWVCQEAELRWTAPHHLVVLTDGGSTSRTSIRTEGKALYEGQDRPGVLTFVPAGAERVGFYRDVDLSYSALWIDPELSLPGLEGLRDIPVLVNRSDPVIGTLLRSLCTEMSLGHLPDTVYVEHLVVLVGLRMASLKGNQFPTTSHGRLGRRTFERVRDYIDAHMASDISLSEVAAIAGMPVDTFARRFKETTGRPPYAYILEERVRRAELFLSDTSIAIGAIAFRLGFSSQSHFTATFRRLKGITPRAYRLQFSPES from the coding sequence ATGTCATTCAGGCCATTGCTTGGCGACGGACGTATCCGCGCCCGGCAAGACGAAACAGTACCGTTGCAAACTGCGTCCTGGATGGGCTCTTCGGTCGTATTCGACAGTCGTCGCTGGGTTTGTCAGGAAGCAGAACTCCGCTGGACGGCACCGCACCATCTGGTCGTGCTGACAGACGGGGGGAGCACGTCCCGGACATCGATACGCACCGAAGGTAAGGCACTTTATGAGGGACAGGACCGGCCCGGTGTTCTCACTTTTGTTCCCGCTGGCGCAGAGCGCGTCGGTTTCTATCGCGACGTAGACCTCTCGTATTCCGCCCTGTGGATTGACCCCGAACTTTCGCTCCCGGGATTGGAAGGCCTGCGCGACATCCCAGTTCTGGTGAACAGGAGCGACCCGGTCATCGGCACGCTTTTGAGATCGCTTTGCACCGAGATGTCACTCGGCCACTTGCCGGACACCGTCTATGTCGAGCATCTGGTTGTCCTCGTCGGCTTGCGCATGGCCAGCTTGAAGGGGAACCAGTTCCCGACTACGAGCCACGGCCGTCTTGGCCGCCGGACGTTTGAGCGCGTCCGCGATTACATCGACGCCCACATGGCCTCCGATATCTCGCTGAGCGAGGTGGCAGCCATTGCCGGCATGCCGGTCGACACCTTCGCACGTCGCTTCAAGGAGACGACCGGCCGTCCGCCCTATGCCTATATCCTCGAAGAACGCGTAAGGCGGGCGGAGCTGTTCCTCAGCGATACCAGCATAGCAATAGGCGCCATTGCATTCCGCCTCGGCTTCTCTAGCCAGAGCCACTTCACTGCAACGTTCCGTCGCCTCAAGGGCATCACCCCGCGTGCCTATCGGCTGCAGTTTTCTCCGGAATCCTGA